The following proteins are encoded in a genomic region of Notolabrus celidotus isolate fNotCel1 chromosome 19, fNotCel1.pri, whole genome shotgun sequence:
- the LOC117830844 gene encoding Golgi phosphoprotein 3-like → MAALTQRNSGLVQRKTEAIRSAAADKERESGDEEDESRRGEEEDEDKGDSKETRLTLMEEVLLLGLKDREGYTSFWNDCISSGLRGCMLVELALRGRLHLEPCGVRRKSLLSRKVICKSDAPTGDVLLDEALKHVKETQPPETVQSWIELLSGETWNPLKLHYQLRNVRERLAKNLVEKGVLTTEKQNFLLFDMTTHPLTNSTIKQRLIKKVQESVLEKWVNDPCRMDKRILALILLAHSSDVLENAFAPLQDDQYDLGMKRVHTLLELEPEKETAKPNANELMWAVVAAFTK, encoded by the exons atgGCCGCTCTCACGCAAAGAAACTCGGGCCTCGTTCAGCGGAAGACCGAGGCCATTCGCAGCGCCGCCGCCGACAAGGAGAGGGAGTCCGGCGATGAGGAGGACGAGAGCCGCcgcggagaggaggaggacgaggacaAGGGGGACTCGAAGGAAACCAGGCTCACACTGATGGAGGAAGTGTTGCTATTGGGCCTCAAGGATCGAGAG GGCTACACGTCTTTCTGGAACGACTGTATTTCTTCCGGACTTCGAGGATGTATGCTGGTGGAACTGGCTCTCAGAGGAAGGCTACATCTGGAGCCCTGCGGGGTGAGGAGGAAAAGCCTGCTCTCTAGGAAG GTGATCTGCAAGTCAGACGCCCCAACAGGAGATGTGCTACTGGATGAGGCCTTGAAGCACGTAAAAGAAACCCAGCCTCCTGAGACTGTGCAGAGCTGGATAGAGCTGCTGAGCG GAGAGACCTGGAATCCCCTGAAGCTGCACTACCAGCTGAGAAATGTTCGAGAGCGCCTGGCCAAAAACCTGGTAGAGAAAGGTGTCCTCACCACAGAGAAACAAAACTTCTTGCTCTTTGACATGACCACACATCCGCTCACCAACAGCACCATTAAACAG CGCCTCATCAAGAAAGTCCAGGAATCCGTTTTGGAGAAGTGGGTCAATGATCCTTGCCGCATGGACAAGCGTATTCTTGCTCTGATCCTCCTGGCCCACTCATCCGACGTCCTCGAGAATGCCTTCGCCCCGCTCCAAGATGACCAGTACGACCTGGGCATGAAGAGAGTCCACACTCTGCTCGAGCTGGAGCCTGAAAAGGAGACCGCAAAGCCCAATGCTAACGAACTCATGTGGGCCGTGGTGGCCGCGTTCACTAAATGA